A stretch of the Methylacidiphilum caldifontis genome encodes the following:
- the sufT gene encoding putative Fe-S cluster assembly protein SufT, with translation MKGEEPQSKLTRDVEAVLIPSGDKIQLEKDKPFHITQSMGGSYTLIYDNRVLVRVDAKDCDALGIDIGPALQKETLNQNEEITEEVIYNRLKEVYDPEIPVNIVDLGLIYDCQINRKEDGSYAVAVKMTLTAPGCGMGTILAQDAQSRILEIPSVSEAQVDLVWDPPWNPSMISEEGKMILGLV, from the coding sequence ATGAAAGGAGAAGAGCCCCAATCTAAGTTAACAAGAGATGTTGAAGCTGTGCTCATTCCAAGTGGCGACAAAATACAGCTTGAAAAAGATAAACCTTTTCACATTACTCAATCGATGGGGGGTTCTTATACTCTTATTTATGATAACCGTGTGCTTGTCAGGGTTGATGCCAAAGATTGCGATGCCCTTGGGATTGATATAGGACCCGCTCTTCAAAAAGAGACTTTAAATCAAAATGAAGAAATTACCGAAGAAGTTATTTATAATCGACTAAAAGAAGTTTATGATCCAGAAATCCCCGTAAACATTGTTGATCTTGGATTAATTTATGATTGTCAAATAAACAGAAAAGAAGACGGCAGCTATGCTGTTGCTGTCAAGATGACCCTTACAGCTCCAGGTTGTGGAATGGGAACGATTTTGGCGCAAGATGCACAATCAAGAATCCTTGAAATTCCTTCTGTCTCTGAAGCTCAAGTCGATCTCGTTTGGGATCCCCCATGGAATCCGAGCATGATCAGCGAAGAAGGGAAAATGATTTTAGGATTGGTATAA
- a CDS encoding complex I NDUFA9 subunit family protein encodes MATILVSGGTGFIGRHIIRLLCQLGYRVRVASRNPNKERFIKGFCHEFLTGDLSDLSFARKCCSGIDAVIHLIGILVEQGQDTFKKVHVQVTKNMIQASKENGVSRFIHMSSLGTRPNAKSRYHQTKWTAEEMVRKSELDWTIFQPSVVFGIGDDFTKRLYKMFFIKNNPLLLFPLIEGAKSKLQPIFVENVAEAFVRAIPNQKTFHKTYPLTGPEIFSLKEIILLIMEEAHLAYKIEAFPFHALLRTALVLLNFIIYPFLGFKAIGQNSNGEFWAIYFVSWLFFLQLLKKDMKRRILFHLPVSIATPFIGITEKWMKNPPLTHDMLLMMLEDNIADSSEAVSEFDLKLVSLKKVLPDILESLHY; translated from the coding sequence ATGGCCACCATTCTTGTCTCTGGGGGTACCGGTTTCATAGGCAGACACATTATTCGGCTCCTTTGCCAGCTTGGCTATAGAGTAAGAGTAGCAAGCCGAAATCCTAATAAAGAGCGATTTATAAAAGGTTTTTGCCATGAATTTTTAACAGGAGATCTTTCAGATTTATCTTTTGCCCGGAAATGTTGTTCAGGAATAGATGCGGTCATCCATCTCATCGGTATCCTTGTCGAACAAGGACAGGATACCTTTAAAAAAGTCCATGTCCAAGTAACAAAAAACATGATTCAAGCTTCTAAAGAAAACGGAGTAAGCCGTTTCATTCACATGAGCTCGCTTGGAACACGCCCTAACGCAAAAAGTCGCTACCATCAAACAAAATGGACAGCTGAAGAGATGGTGAGAAAGAGTGAATTAGATTGGACTATATTCCAACCCTCGGTGGTCTTTGGTATCGGAGATGATTTTACTAAAAGGCTGTATAAAATGTTTTTTATCAAAAACAACCCCTTACTACTTTTTCCTTTAATAGAAGGGGCTAAAAGTAAACTCCAACCTATTTTTGTAGAAAATGTGGCAGAGGCCTTCGTTCGAGCTATACCCAATCAAAAAACTTTTCATAAAACTTACCCCTTAACCGGTCCTGAAATATTTTCTTTAAAAGAAATAATCTTGCTTATTATGGAAGAAGCTCATTTGGCTTATAAAATTGAAGCTTTTCCTTTTCATGCCCTGCTAAGAACTGCTCTAGTTTTATTAAATTTTATAATTTACCCCTTTTTGGGTTTTAAGGCTATTGGCCAAAACAGCAATGGAGAGTTCTGGGCAATTTATTTTGTCTCATGGCTTTTCTTTCTCCAGCTCTTAAAAAAGGACATGAAAAGGAGGATCCTCTTTCATTTGCCCGTCTCTATCGCTACTCCTTTTATCGGTATAACAGAAAAATGGATGAAAAATCCTCCTCTAACTCACGATATGCTTCTGATGATGCTCGAAGATAACATTGCTGACAGTTCTGAAGCCGTATCTGAGTTCGATCTCAAATTGGTTTCTTTAAAAAAGGTCCTTCCAGATATCCTTGAGTCCCTGCATTATTAA
- a CDS encoding N-acetylmuramoyl-L-alanine amidase, translated as MQKGLSLLILFFFLNVSLSCLFAMQKLSPLAPPPDWSKLDQFQETITKDEFVQLINTIYSPNGSFWRYTIINGNEVTIYSDIEHNELLYRLRLAPDSESQVPLKANWISNIKTRGEGPTETKPLKGFLICLDPGHIGGQWAKMEERYFQIGSDPPVIEAELNMNVCRRAAHFLEDAGAKVVWTKKNFEPVTELRPANLRADALALLFPFENQESLPDRFSDEIEKKILLTAERLFYRNAEIRARAEIVNRINPDLTICVHFNADKWSDHPTRKELVPQSKLVIFVNGNYSEEELVFDDQKWDLLYKLLSRTSVPEVEVSEAVSKEMEVVWNYPPENYNNWSTAYKIGKSPYVFARNLLANRIYHCPVVFVEGPYMNAVDAYDRIIAGDYDGNKNINGKSLKSIFVEYAEIITQGVISWATSKEGIVVQQ; from the coding sequence ATGCAAAAAGGGCTTTCCCTACTGATCCTTTTTTTTTTCTTGAATGTCTCCCTGAGCTGTCTTTTTGCAATGCAAAAATTGTCCCCTTTAGCTCCTCCTCCTGATTGGTCAAAGCTCGATCAATTCCAGGAAACCATCACTAAAGATGAATTTGTTCAATTAATCAATACAATCTATTCACCTAATGGATCTTTTTGGCGCTACACCATTATTAATGGGAATGAGGTAACTATTTATTCCGATATTGAACATAATGAGTTACTCTACCGGTTACGCCTTGCTCCAGATTCAGAATCGCAGGTGCCCTTAAAGGCTAACTGGATATCTAACATCAAAACCAGAGGCGAAGGTCCTACTGAGACTAAACCTCTTAAAGGATTTTTGATATGTCTTGATCCAGGTCACATCGGAGGGCAATGGGCAAAAATGGAAGAACGTTATTTTCAAATAGGCTCTGATCCTCCAGTGATCGAAGCTGAACTAAATATGAATGTATGTCGAAGGGCAGCTCATTTTCTGGAAGATGCAGGTGCAAAAGTAGTCTGGACAAAGAAAAATTTTGAACCCGTTACTGAACTGCGGCCTGCAAATTTAAGAGCTGATGCTTTGGCCCTTCTTTTCCCCTTTGAAAATCAAGAAAGTCTTCCTGATCGATTCTCTGATGAAATCGAAAAAAAAATTTTATTAACCGCCGAAAGGCTCTTTTATAGAAACGCTGAAATTAGGGCAAGGGCCGAGATTGTCAATCGAATAAATCCAGATTTAACGATCTGTGTACATTTTAATGCTGATAAATGGTCTGATCATCCAACCCGCAAGGAGCTTGTTCCACAGAGTAAGCTTGTGATTTTTGTCAATGGGAATTATTCCGAAGAGGAACTTGTTTTTGATGATCAGAAATGGGATTTGCTCTATAAGCTTTTATCGCGGACTTCGGTCCCCGAAGTAGAAGTTTCCGAAGCCGTATCAAAGGAAATGGAAGTCGTATGGAATTATCCTCCTGAAAACTATAATAATTGGTCTACAGCCTATAAGATAGGCAAAAGCCCTTATGTTTTTGCAAGAAACTTGTTGGCTAATCGCATATATCATTGTCCAGTCGTTTTTGTTGAGGGGCCTTACATGAATGCTGTTGATGCCTATGATCGGATTATTGCTGGGGATTATGATGGAAACAAAAATATCAACGGAAAATCTCTAAAAAGTATTTTTGTCGAATATGCTGAAATCATAACCCAAGGAGTAATATCTTGGGCTACATCGAAAGAGGGAATAGTCGTCCAGCAATAA
- a CDS encoding SufB/SufD family protein: MQLIQNNSVVPKDIERPYPNWFENRRKQSLLEFESLPFPQRKNEKWRFSSLEKIKWDGYSSKVQVSPFDIEKLSSFFPFENSFGAIVYGNNDLLFYTPIPEKLQKLGIIFSPLNEALALYPNLLREHLFKETLCMGSEKFEALHRSKTESGAVLYVPKNIEIQEFLELGFWITEPFAAIYPHILIVLEEGSKAKIQLNFRSLNPRGGLSCSAIESYLGRSSFLELVCVQQWADEVNSFMFSSSTVGQDAQCTSLYVNVGGSYNRFEGKTHLSGAGASAEILSATIAKNSQEFDQRTLQIHSAPYTTSDLLFKNVLFDSAKTIFSGMIDVSAEAQKTDAYQSNRNLILGENAEADSLPGLEIMADDVRCTHGATTGGIAKEELFYSQQRGIPKAVFEKLYSIGFLSECIQRIKNPQVVDRLLDFLDTSLQI, from the coding sequence ATGCAACTCATACAAAACAACTCTGTAGTGCCAAAGGACATAGAAAGACCCTATCCGAATTGGTTTGAAAACAGACGCAAGCAGTCATTATTGGAATTTGAAAGTCTTCCCTTTCCCCAGAGAAAAAATGAAAAATGGAGGTTCTCCAGCCTAGAGAAAATAAAATGGGATGGTTATTCCTCCAAGGTCCAAGTTTCTCCTTTTGATATTGAAAAGTTAAGCTCGTTTTTCCCTTTTGAAAATTCCTTTGGGGCTATCGTCTATGGGAACAATGATCTTCTTTTTTATACCCCCATTCCAGAAAAACTCCAAAAACTGGGGATTATCTTTAGCCCTTTAAATGAAGCCTTGGCTCTCTATCCTAATCTGTTAAGAGAGCATTTATTCAAGGAAACTCTCTGTATGGGCTCAGAGAAATTTGAAGCCCTTCATAGGTCGAAAACAGAGTCGGGAGCCGTGTTATATGTTCCGAAAAACATAGAAATCCAGGAGTTTTTAGAGCTAGGGTTTTGGATAACTGAACCTTTCGCGGCGATTTATCCCCATATCCTTATTGTGCTTGAAGAAGGAAGCAAAGCTAAAATCCAACTTAATTTTAGATCACTCAATCCAAGGGGTGGTTTGAGTTGTTCAGCCATAGAAAGTTATCTCGGAAGATCCTCTTTTCTCGAACTTGTTTGCGTTCAACAATGGGCTGATGAAGTCAACTCTTTTATGTTTAGTTCATCGACTGTCGGTCAAGATGCCCAATGTACCTCTCTTTATGTCAATGTTGGAGGTAGTTACAATCGATTCGAAGGCAAGACCCATCTGAGTGGTGCTGGAGCAAGTGCAGAAATACTCTCAGCAACTATTGCAAAAAATAGCCAGGAATTTGATCAAAGAACTCTACAGATCCATTCAGCTCCCTATACGACCAGCGATCTTTTGTTTAAAAATGTTTTATTTGATTCAGCCAAAACGATTTTCTCAGGTATGATTGATGTATCTGCTGAAGCCCAAAAAACAGATGCCTACCAGAGCAACAGAAATTTAATTCTAGGAGAAAATGCGGAAGCAGACTCTTTACCCGGACTCGAAATTATGGCTGATGATGTCCGATGTACCCATGGTGCAACGACTGGAGGCATAGCTAAAGAAGAACTTTTTTACAGCCAACAACGAGGAATTCCTAAAGCGGTTTTTGAAAAACTTTATTCAATCGGTTTTCTTTCTGAGTGTATCCAACGAATAAAAAATCCTCAAGTCGTCGATCGACTTCTTGACTTTCTTGATACTTCACTGCAAATATAG
- a CDS encoding cysteine desulfurase family protein, translating to MKRIYLDYNASTPLDPEVIKEMVCCMDTWGNPSSIHEEGRNLRFIIEQSREKVAKLLGVKSKEIVFTSGGSESDSLALMGLVYGDNQKRTHIVVSAMEHHAVLETAAALKKRGYEITYVPASKEGIIDCEKITSSLTDRTLLVSVQSANNETGVCQPVEQIAQLCKQKGIFFHSDIVQSVGKVPLDIKEFSLASLSAHKFYGPKGVGILYVKDGIPFERVIYGGGQEKGKRGGTENVIGIVGLAKALEISLSDMDNQRQRQFQLIEKLWDKIADLPGIERVGNPLRRVPNTLLVTFSTLQGHDLLIGLDLAGIAASSGSACMSGTIQPSHVLMAMGYDRQRAGSSIRFSIGKYTTEEEIDEAAQRIKKVVNNHLKISSLMI from the coding sequence ATGAAGCGTATTTATCTTGACTACAATGCATCAACCCCCTTGGATCCAGAAGTTATCAAGGAAATGGTCTGCTGTATGGATACTTGGGGGAATCCATCAAGCATTCATGAAGAAGGCAGAAATTTGAGATTTATTATCGAACAATCTCGAGAAAAGGTAGCAAAGCTTTTAGGAGTTAAAAGTAAAGAAATTGTTTTTACTTCTGGGGGATCGGAGAGTGACTCCCTTGCCTTGATGGGTTTAGTTTATGGAGACAACCAGAAAAGGACTCATATTGTCGTTTCTGCCATGGAACATCATGCAGTCTTGGAGACTGCAGCTGCCCTAAAAAAAAGAGGTTATGAAATCACCTATGTTCCTGCATCCAAAGAGGGTATCATAGATTGTGAAAAAATAACTTCATCTCTTACCGATCGTACTCTTCTTGTTTCTGTACAGTCTGCAAATAATGAAACAGGGGTATGTCAACCTGTTGAACAGATTGCTCAGCTCTGCAAGCAGAAGGGAATATTTTTTCACTCCGATATAGTCCAGAGTGTTGGCAAAGTGCCTTTGGATATAAAAGAATTTTCTTTGGCAAGTCTTTCAGCGCATAAATTTTATGGACCAAAAGGAGTGGGAATACTTTACGTGAAGGATGGGATCCCTTTTGAAAGAGTTATTTATGGAGGTGGTCAAGAAAAAGGTAAACGTGGAGGGACAGAAAATGTTATTGGAATTGTTGGTCTTGCTAAAGCCCTTGAAATTTCACTTTCTGATATGGATAACCAAAGGCAACGACAGTTTCAACTGATTGAAAAACTTTGGGATAAAATAGCTGATCTTCCTGGTATCGAGCGCGTGGGTAATCCTCTACGGCGTGTTCCTAATACCCTTCTTGTTACCTTTTCAACACTCCAAGGTCACGATCTTCTTATAGGTCTTGATCTTGCTGGAATTGCTGCTTCGAGTGGTTCAGCTTGCATGTCTGGAACAATCCAGCCTTCACATGTCCTTATGGCTATGGGCTATGATCGTCAAAGAGCGGGATCATCGATTCGATTTTCTATCGGAAAATATACAACTGAAGAAGAAATTGATGAGGCGGCACAAAGAATAAAAAAAGTGGTAAATAACCATCTGAAGATTTCTTCTTTAATGATCTGA
- the epsC gene encoding serine O-acetyltransferase EpsC, protein MNLFFDSIVNELLDSYYHDGAINCSDGTNLPSKRAVSKLTEDLLSLIFPGFYFSLSLSQDKMASFCLEVLKRIYHSLVQEVEKSLLFCPIEDKTAVSIGQAFLSKLPETRKILATDLKATFEGDPASASIEEVLLAYPGIEAIAVYRLAHILYLENVALIPRMMTEWAHARTGIDIHPGAEIGSDFFIDHGTGIVIGETCKIGHHVKIYHGVTLGARSTRGGRKLRGQKRHPTIEDYVTIYPGATILGGETVIGAGSVIGGNVWLTHPVPPNSIVTLVDQEIRVRTKNE, encoded by the coding sequence ATGAATCTTTTTTTCGATTCTATTGTTAATGAGCTTTTAGATTCCTATTACCATGATGGAGCAATTAATTGTTCAGATGGAACCAATCTTCCTTCAAAAAGAGCTGTATCAAAATTAACCGAGGATCTGTTAAGCCTAATTTTTCCAGGCTTTTATTTTTCTCTCTCTCTTTCTCAGGACAAAATGGCTTCCTTTTGTTTGGAAGTTTTAAAAAGAATCTATCATTCTTTAGTTCAGGAAGTAGAAAAAAGTTTGCTTTTCTGTCCAATTGAAGATAAGACCGCGGTCTCCATTGGACAAGCATTTTTGTCTAAACTTCCCGAGACAAGAAAAATTTTGGCTACAGATCTCAAAGCTACATTTGAAGGAGATCCCGCCTCAGCAAGTATTGAAGAGGTTCTTCTTGCTTATCCGGGAATAGAGGCCATTGCGGTCTATAGACTGGCCCATATCCTTTATTTGGAGAACGTGGCTTTGATTCCCAGAATGATGACCGAATGGGCTCATGCCAGAACAGGAATTGATATTCATCCTGGAGCAGAAATTGGCTCAGACTTTTTTATTGATCATGGAACAGGAATTGTGATTGGTGAAACCTGTAAAATTGGTCATCATGTTAAAATTTATCATGGAGTAACATTAGGTGCTCGTTCTACTCGTGGGGGAAGAAAACTAAGGGGCCAGAAAAGACATCCTACTATTGAGGACTATGTAACGATATATCCGGGAGCAACCATTCTTGGAGGAGAAACGGTTATTGGCGCAGGCAGTGTGATTGGAGGTAATGTTTGGCTTACTCATCCCGTTCCTCCTAATTCCATTGTTACGCTTGTAGACCAAGAAATTCGAGTAAGAACAAAAAATGAATAG